AGGAGGTCTCTTCTCCCAGCCAATTTCCTCTAGCCAATCCCTCAAAAATTGCTTATCAAAACTTTTTTGAGGGCGCCCTGGTTCGTATTCTTCCTTAGGCCAAAAGCGCGAGGAATCAGGAGTCAAAACCTCGTCTATCAAAATGAGTTCACCTTCAAAGAAGCCAAATTCGAATTTGGTATCAGCGATAATGATCCCGCGTTCTTCCGCATAAGAGGCCGCTTTTTTATAAAGGGCAAGGGAAAAATCGCGAATCTTTTGTGCTGTCTCCTCACCCACAAGGGTAGCACATTCTTCAAAAGAAATATTTACGTCATGGCCTTCTTGGGCCTTGGTGGAAGGGGTAAAAATATGGTCAGGAAGCTTATCTCCCTCCCTAAGCCCGGGAGGAAGCTTGATACCGCAAACAGTACCTGTTTGACGATATTCCTTAAGGCCTGAGCCGGCAAGATAGCCTCTCACAATACATTCCACCGGCAAAGGCCTTGCTTTTTTCACCAGCATACTGCGCCCGCGCAGGTCTTCTCTGTAAGGGGCACATTCTTCTGGAAAATGGTCAACATCAGCGGTGACTAAGTGGTTTGAGATAAGGTCTTTTAAAAAATCAAACCAAAAAAGCGAAAGCTGGGTAAGGATAATGCCTTTGCCAGGGATCGGCGTGGGCATAACTACATCGAAGGCAGAGATGCGATCTGTAGCAACCATGAGGAGGTTTTCCCCAAGGTCGTACAGATCGCGCACTTTTCCGCGATGAAGGAGTTTAAGACCGGAAAAATTGGTCTCAAAGATGGCCTTCATTTAGGCCACCTTCCGGGCAAGCTTTCTGGTGCGCTTTTTAAAACGCGAGGCTAGCTTGCGGTAGCGCTCATAAAGCTCCATGTTGCCTTCTTCTTTAGCCTTGGCGGCAAGCTCTTTAAACTTAGCAATCTTTGCCTTAAGCTCACGCATACTACCGCCAACTTTTCGTGGGGCCTCTTCTATGCCGTAAACTTTTTTAAGTGCAGAGATAAGTTCTTCCTTGTTCATTCCGTGAACACCGGTAATCTCCGGAATCTGAAGGGCAATTTCACGCAGTTCTTTAACTGTCATTTTTTCGAGCTTCTTTTCAAGTTTTGGAAGTTCTGCCATTTTTCTCCCCCCTTTTAAGACTCAAGGCCAATGTAACAAAATTTTGACGCACTTCAACATTTGCTTAAAAAATCCCAGGCTAGTAATTTTTATCACGAGGAACACAACCAAGATACCTTTAAAAAATTGCCGAATTCGTATTGCGGAGATCCGTTCCCATCTTTTGGCAAGATGGGCAGTGGGGGATAGTCACTTGATATTGCAAAATATAACGCTTTCACTTTAGCTTATGATTGAACTGGTTCACATAGAAAAGCTACTTTTGGCCGCAGCCCTAGGGGCTATCATTGGCTATGAACGCGAAAAACACGGCCAGGCAGCGGGTTTTCGCACTAACATCATCGTGGCCACTTCTTCGTGCCTGTTGATGATTCTTGCCCTCATACTCATTGAAAATTACGGCAAGGTTTCGGCAAGCGCTTCTATTAGAATAGACCCTGCACGCATTCCCTCCTACGCCGTAGCAGGAATGGGTTTTTTAGGGGCAGGGGCCATTATCAAGGGTCGTGGTACGGTACGCGGGCTCACCACCGCGGCAAGCCTCTGGTTGGTAAATGCCATTGGCCTTACCGTAGGAGCCGGTGCCTATTTTCTGGCCGTGGTTACCACCCTGGTAAGCATTGTTTTCTTGTATGTATTTCGCATGGTTTTTCGGCCAAGTTTTGTGCGCGACACTTACAGGATTCTTGCGGTAACGTGTTCCTGCCCCTTTGAACAACTTGAAAGAATCAAAGCTATTCTCACTGAATACAAAATCGAAATACAAAATATCGACTTTTATTATGACCTTTCGCAAAATTCGTACACCATGAAACTTCGCTTGCGTATGACAGACGATATTCCCCTTGACAAATTAGTGGAAGAAATCCTGATCGAAGAAACCGTAAAACGTATTATCTGGGAAGAAGCCCCGGTTCCCTAGCTGAGCTTTTCGCGAATCAAAGCGGCAATCTCTTCGGCATAGGCCTTTATCTTGGCTTCGTCTAATCCCTCAAGCATCACACGATATTTGGGCTCTGTACCTGAAGGCCTAATGAGCACCCTTCCCTCATCGCCTAATTCCTTTTCAACCTTTGCCACCAGTTCCGAAAGCCCAGGAATTTCTTCCTGGGGGACTTTTTCTTTTACTTTTACATTCACCAGGACCTGGGGATATTTTTCAAAAATATCGGCGAGCTCTGAAAGAGGTTTACCATGGCGCTTCATAACCGCAAGCACCTGAAGGGCCGCCAAAATACCGTCTCCGGTGGTAGCATGATCAAGGAAAATGATATGCCCTGACTGTTCGCCACCTAGGTTGATACCTTCCTCGCGCATCCTTTCTACTACAAAGCGATCGCCCACTTTAGTCCGAATCAAACGAAGCCCCATGGACTCAAGGACCTTTTCAAGCCCCATATTACTCATCACCGTGGCTACCACGGCATCGCCTTTAAGGGTACCGTTTTCTTTCATTTCTCTGGCACACATAGCCAGTATCTGGTCCCCATCAACTATTCGCCCTTTCTCATCGATAACAATGACTCGGTCAGCGTCACCATCAAGGGCGATACCAAGGTGTGCGTTCTCCTGACGCACTAGCTCTGCGACTTTTTGGGGATAAAGGGCCCCGCAACCATCGTTTATGTTTAGCCCATTTGGGGAGACCCCGATCTTTATCACTTCAGCGCCAAGTTCTTCAAAAACAGCAGGGGCAACCTTGTAAGCCGCGCCGTTTGCACAATCAAGGACTATCTTAAGCCCTTCAAGGGTCTCGCCTTTAGGAAAAGTATTTTTTAGGTGCACCACATAGCGGCCCCTTGCATCTTCAATACGATAGGCCTTGCCTATCTCTTCATTCTGAGCACGTTTAGAAGAAATGGAATCATTTAACACCATGTCTTCTATTTCTTCTTCCAGTGCATCTGAAAGCTTAAAGCCGTCTCTGCCAAATATTTTGATCCCGTTGTCATAATAAGGATTATGAGAGGCGGAGATAACAATGCCCGCGTCACAGCGCATGTCAGTAGTTAGGAACGCAATCGCAGGCGTTGGAAGCGGCCCCACAAAAAGGGCCTCTGCCCCCATGGAACAAAGCCCCGAAGCAATAGCATTCTCAAGAAGATACCCTGAGAGTCGGGTGTCTTTCCCGATAAGGATTTTGTGTTTACTTCCATGATTTTTGAAAAGATAACCCACGGCACGACCCACTTGTAAGGCTATTTCTGGTGTCATGGGCCACTTATTGGCCTTACCACGGATGCCATCTGTGCCAAATAGTTTTCCCATAACTACCCCTCTTGCAAAAGTTTTTAAGAAGGCTATTCAAGGTTAACCTTAATTTTGCGTGGCTCAAGCTCTAAAACTTTGACCCCAGGAGGCAATTCTATCTTTATTTCAAGGAGTTGTTTTGCTGGGGTTAGCTTTTTTAGCTCAACATAGGCCTTTATCTTTAGCTCTGCAAAAGCGCCCAACAGGCGCTCTGGCCCTTTGAGCACCAGGTTTATTTTCGAAGGCTCAAGGGTTGCGTGTCTTCCCTTGGGAAGACCCTTTATTTGTATCGGAAGATCTTTTATCTCCCTGGTGACAATTTTTTCCTTAAACCTGATGGTCACTTCTACCCGGTCATGGTCTGCCTTAATCATAGGGGGTATGTCAAGAAGCGCTATCTTTTTTACCTCTCCATAAAGCCCGGTGATGTCGATAGGTCTGGTTTGGATTTCACGGATCCGGTAAATCAAGGATCTTGGGCCCTTTATTTTCACTTTGTCAGGAGAGACTTTTATTTCATCAACTATCCAACCTTGCTTGGGAGTCCCGTAAATCACGGGCTTCACCTTTACCACCCTTCTGGCCTCTTTTTCCAGGACAATTTCAATCTCGTCAGGGCTAATCTCTTGAATACTAAGACCTGCAGGTAAATCGAGCATTCGTGGCGTTATCTTGATACGGTGTTTTCCAACTCCCAGGCCCTTTAAATTCAAAACGACAACTACAGGCTTTTTTTCGATACTTCTGAGGATACTTCTTGGCCCCATCACCTTTATGTAAACATAAGCAGGCGGCTCTTTGATCAAGACAAGTCCTGCGGGAATATCCGTGACTTTAATTTCGGCAGTAATTTCCTTCTCGACTTTGTCTTCAAGGACCACAAAGAACCAGAGCAAAATGGCAAATGCCAGCGAAAGTATTTTTAAAAACAAGTTTTGACTAAAAAACCTAAATGGATTCACTTAAAAATGCGCCTCCGCCACCAGCGATTTTGGCCTTCCTGAAAGCCAAGTAAGTTGAGCAGCAACTGCCGCAAATTAGAAGGCTGGATATCACGGGTAATCTTCCCGCCTAAGGCCACGGAAATGCTCCCGGTTTCCTCAGAAACCACGATGGCTACGGCATCACTTACCTCTGTGATGCCTATGGCAGCCCTATGCCTTGTACCAAGGCGCCTGCTAATTTTGGGATTGGTAGAAAGAGGAAGAATCGCCCCGGCAACAGCAACCCTTCCTTCGCGAATGATTACGGCTCCGTCGTGAAGGGGTGAATTTTTCTGAAAGATAGAAATCAATAAATCCCTGGTTACTTTGGCATCAAGAGGGGTACCGCTTTCTATGAATTCCCCTAAACCGGTATTTCTCTCAATAACAATAAGGGCTCCGATTTTTTTTTCAGAAAGCACGGTAACGGCTTTCACAATTTCTTCGATAATTTGGCTGTACTCAGCGCTAGCCTTGACAAAAGGGGTCTGCCCCATCTGAATCAAGGCCCGCCTGATATCGTCCTGAAAAACAATAATGACCACCAAAAAAATGGAAGAAAGAAAGGTGCCTAAAAGCCAGTGTAACGTAAGAAGCTGCAAATTTGCCGCCACAAAGTACATCATCACCAGCATGGCAAGGCCTGCTGCCATTTGAACTGCACGGGTACCACGGATAAGCAGGAGAATGCGGTAGAAAAGGTAGGCTACGATTAGGATGTCAACGATGTCTTGCCAGCGTAGGAGGTTCAGGTACTGCCTCAGGAGGTCTTTCACCGAACCCCCTTTATAGCTTCCATTACCCTTAAAACATCATTGGCCATGGCCACGTTATGAACGCGCACCAGATCTACATTTTTAAGGGCTGCATAGGCTACCACAGCCATGGTGCCCGCATCCCTTTCAGGGGCTTCTTTTCCCAAAATCTGGCCTAGAAAAGATTTACGTGAAGGACCAAGCATAACTGGTAAACGTAATCTTTTAAAAAAATCTACATGTTTGATTATTTTGAGGTTGTCTTCAAAACGCTTACCAAAACCAATGCCAGGATCAATGATAAGTTTTTCTCTTTTGATACCACTTTTTTCGGCAAAATTTATTCTTTCTTCAAAGAAAAGGGCTATTTCTTCCAGCACATCTTCATACTCAGGATTAACCTGCATGGTTTGGGGGTTGCCTTTCATGTGCATCAAGATGACCGGAACATTGGCCTTAGCTGCCACTTTGGCCATAGCAGGATCAAAACGCAAAGCACTCACGTCGTTAATGATGTCAGCCCCAGCAGCAAGGGCTTCTTCAGCCACTTTGGCCTTGTAAGTGTCAATAGAAATAGGAATGTCGCAAGCCTTCCTAATGGCCTCGACAACCGGGACAACCCTTTTTAATTCTTCTTCAACTGGGACGGGCTTAGCAAAGGGCCTGGTAGATTCCCCTCCAATGTCGATAATATCTACCCCGGCAGCGATAAGCTCTTCAGCACGCCTTAAGGCCTTAGCAGGGTTTAGATAAAGGCCACCGTCAGAAAAAGAATCAGGCGTTATGTTTAAAACGCCCACAAGATAAGTTTTTTCGCCCCATTCGAATAATTTGTTTCTAACTTTAAGCGGCGGCAGCATCCCTACGAAACAGCTCCCTCGGCAGGCCTTTCTGACGAAAGGCCAAGTATTTCATCAATAGCCTTGCCGTCTAAGGTTTCTTTTTCAAGCAGCGCATTCGCCAAACGGTGAAGTAGCTCGATATTGTCCTCGAGCAACTTTTTGGCCTTGTTATAGCAAGTAAGCACAATGTCTCTGATTTCATTATCAATGGCAAGGGCAGTGGCTTCACTGTAGTTTTTGATTTGCGTAAGCTCTTTGCCGAGGAAAACTGGCTCGTGACGCTGGCCAAAGGCCACGGGGCCAAGCTTTTCACTCATTCCCCATTCACAAACCATACGACGGGCAATCTCAGTAGCCCGTTCGATATCATTTCCAGCACCAGTAGTAAATTCGTTGAACACCAACTCTTCAGCGGCACGTCCACCAAGAAGCACCATGAGGCGCTTTAGCAGATAGTCTTTGGGATAAGTGTGGCGCTCATCAAGGGGAAGTTGCTGAGTAATCCCCAGGGCCTGACCTCTGGGAATAATGCTTACTTTGTGCACCGGATCAGTTCCAGGAAGAAGTTTTGCTACCATGGTGTGGCCAGCTTCGTGATAAGCGGTAATTCTTTTTTCTTCTTCACTTATCACCGCGGTCTTGCGCTCACGGCCCATAAGGATTTTATCTTTGGCTTCTTCAAAGTCTTCCATGTGGACCTTGTCTTTTCCTTTGCGTGCGGCAATAAGTGCGGCTTCGTTAACCAGGTTCTGTAAATCAGCCCCGGTGAACCCTGGGGTAGATTTGGCAATGACTTCAAGATCAACGTCTTCGGCAATGGGGACATTTCTGGTATGAACCTTGAGGATCTTTTCCCGACCTTTAACGTCAGGGGGTGGTACCACCACCTGGCGGTCAAAGCGCCCAGGACGCAAAAGGGCTGGGTCTAAAATGTCTGGGCGGTTGGTGGCTGCAATGACGATGATTCCCTCATTGCCTTCAAAGCCGTCCATCTCTACCAGAAGCTGGTTAAGGGTTTGTTCGCGTTCATCATGCCCACCGCCAAGCCCCGCACCACGGTGTCTGCCTACGGCGTCGATTTCATCAATGAAGATGATACAAGGAGCGTTTTTCTTCGCCTGGGTAAAAAGATCTCGCACCCTGGCGGCACCAACACCAACGAACATCTCTACAAAATCCGAACCACTAATGCTGAAAAAGGGCACCCCTGCTTCTCCAGCGATGGCCTTGGCAAGAAGGGTTTTCCCTGTTCCTGGTGGGCCAACCAAAAGAACACCTTTGGGGATGCGACCGCCAAGCTTGGTAAACTTTTGGGGATCTCGCAAAAATTCAATCACTTCTTCAAGTTCTTCTTTGGCTTCATCAACACCGGCCACGTCTTCAAAAGTGACTTTTACTTCTTCGCCAGAGATCATGCGCGCCCGGCTGCGGCCAAAAGAAAAGGCCCGACCGCTTCCTGCCTGCATCTGGCGCATGAAAAATATCCACACCCCCACCAAGAGAAGCATGGGAAGCCAGGATATTAAGAACGACAGGTACCAAGGATTTTCTTCATGGGGTTTGACGTTTATGCGGACCCCAGCCTCACGCAAAATCGGAAATATTTCGTTGTCTCCGTCCGGGATATAGGTAACAAAGGTTTCTTTCTTATCTGCCACAACACCTCGTATTTCTTTGCCTTTGATAGTCACCTCGGTAATTTGGCCCTTTTTGACCATAGAAATAAAATCAGTATAAGAGATTTCCTGGCCGGTCTTGTGAGGGGTGCTAACCAGGTTGAACAAAAATATCATTGCGAGCGCAATTAACAGCCAAATTGTCAGGTTTCGATAAAAACTACGCAAATCTCTCACCTCGAAGAAAATTTTTATTAAAAATTTTTGTATAAAGTTTAAATCTTTGCGAAAAATTTGGCAATCTATCAGGCAAATTTAGACAAAAATTTAATTCTTGACATCCTAGTAACCGTTTCCATTTTTTCATTCGAAAAATGAGAAAAAGTGATCCCAGTAACAAACCAGGTTGGCCTTCTACTGTTCATGGGTTTGTAACTAAAAATTTTGGGTAGCTATCTTGTGCTCAAAGAAGTTATGTT
The nucleotide sequence above comes from Thermodesulfatator atlanticus DSM 21156. Encoded proteins:
- a CDS encoding phosphoribosylaminoimidazolesuccinocarboxamide synthase; the encoded protein is MKAIFETNFSGLKLLHRGKVRDLYDLGENLLMVATDRISAFDVVMPTPIPGKGIILTQLSLFWFDFLKDLISNHLVTADVDHFPEECAPYREDLRGRSMLVKKARPLPVECIVRGYLAGSGLKEYRQTGTVCGIKLPPGLREGDKLPDHIFTPSTKAQEGHDVNISFEECATLVGEETAQKIRDFSLALYKKAASYAEERGIIIADTKFEFGFFEGELILIDEVLTPDSSRFWPKEEYEPGRPQKSFDKQFLRDWLEEIGWEKRPPAPELPPEIVENTKKRYLEAYRRITGKELCL
- a CDS encoding Rho termination factor N-terminal domain-containing protein; this encodes MAELPKLEKKLEKMTVKELREIALQIPEITGVHGMNKEELISALKKVYGIEEAPRKVGGSMRELKAKIAKFKELAAKAKEEGNMELYERYRKLASRFKKRTRKLARKVA
- a CDS encoding MgtC/SapB family protein translates to MIELVHIEKLLLAAALGAIIGYEREKHGQAAGFRTNIIVATSSCLLMILALILIENYGKVSASASIRIDPARIPSYAVAGMGFLGAGAIIKGRGTVRGLTTAASLWLVNAIGLTVGAGAYFLAVVTTLVSIVFLYVFRMVFRPSFVRDTYRILAVTCSCPFEQLERIKAILTEYKIEIQNIDFYYDLSQNSYTMKLRLRMTDDIPLDKLVEEILIEETVKRIIWEEAPVP
- the glmM gene encoding phosphoglucosamine mutase; translation: MGKLFGTDGIRGKANKWPMTPEIALQVGRAVGYLFKNHGSKHKILIGKDTRLSGYLLENAIASGLCSMGAEALFVGPLPTPAIAFLTTDMRCDAGIVISASHNPYYDNGIKIFGRDGFKLSDALEEEIEDMVLNDSISSKRAQNEEIGKAYRIEDARGRYVVHLKNTFPKGETLEGLKIVLDCANGAAYKVAPAVFEELGAEVIKIGVSPNGLNINDGCGALYPQKVAELVRQENAHLGIALDGDADRVIVIDEKGRIVDGDQILAMCAREMKENGTLKGDAVVATVMSNMGLEKVLESMGLRLIRTKVGDRFVVERMREEGINLGGEQSGHIIFLDHATTGDGILAALQVLAVMKRHGKPLSELADIFEKYPQVLVNVKVKEKVPQEEIPGLSELVAKVEKELGDEGRVLIRPSGTEPKYRVMLEGLDEAKIKAYAEEIAALIREKLS
- a CDS encoding CdaR family protein codes for the protein MNPFRFFSQNLFLKILSLAFAILLWFFVVLEDKVEKEITAEIKVTDIPAGLVLIKEPPAYVYIKVMGPRSILRSIEKKPVVVVLNLKGLGVGKHRIKITPRMLDLPAGLSIQEISPDEIEIVLEKEARRVVKVKPVIYGTPKQGWIVDEIKVSPDKVKIKGPRSLIYRIREIQTRPIDITGLYGEVKKIALLDIPPMIKADHDRVEVTIRFKEKIVTREIKDLPIQIKGLPKGRHATLEPSKINLVLKGPERLLGAFAELKIKAYVELKKLTPAKQLLEIKIELPPGVKVLELEPRKIKVNLE
- the cdaA gene encoding diadenylate cyclase CdaA; the protein is MKDLLRQYLNLLRWQDIVDILIVAYLFYRILLLIRGTRAVQMAAGLAMLVMMYFVAANLQLLTLHWLLGTFLSSIFLVVIIVFQDDIRRALIQMGQTPFVKASAEYSQIIEEIVKAVTVLSEKKIGALIVIERNTGLGEFIESGTPLDAKVTRDLLISIFQKNSPLHDGAVIIREGRVAVAGAILPLSTNPKISRRLGTRHRAAIGITEVSDAVAIVVSEETGSISVALGGKITRDIQPSNLRQLLLNLLGFQEGQNRWWRRRIFK
- the folP gene encoding dihydropteroate synthase — translated: MLPPLKVRNKLFEWGEKTYLVGVLNITPDSFSDGGLYLNPAKALRRAEELIAAGVDIIDIGGESTRPFAKPVPVEEELKRVVPVVEAIRKACDIPISIDTYKAKVAEEALAAGADIINDVSALRFDPAMAKVAAKANVPVILMHMKGNPQTMQVNPEYEDVLEEIALFFEERINFAEKSGIKREKLIIDPGIGFGKRFEDNLKIIKHVDFFKRLRLPVMLGPSRKSFLGQILGKEAPERDAGTMAVVAYAALKNVDLVRVHNVAMANDVLRVMEAIKGVR
- the ftsH gene encoding ATP-dependent zinc metalloprotease FtsH encodes the protein MRSFYRNLTIWLLIALAMIFLFNLVSTPHKTGQEISYTDFISMVKKGQITEVTIKGKEIRGVVADKKETFVTYIPDGDNEIFPILREAGVRINVKPHEENPWYLSFLISWLPMLLLVGVWIFFMRQMQAGSGRAFSFGRSRARMISGEEVKVTFEDVAGVDEAKEELEEVIEFLRDPQKFTKLGGRIPKGVLLVGPPGTGKTLLAKAIAGEAGVPFFSISGSDFVEMFVGVGAARVRDLFTQAKKNAPCIIFIDEIDAVGRHRGAGLGGGHDEREQTLNQLLVEMDGFEGNEGIIVIAATNRPDILDPALLRPGRFDRQVVVPPPDVKGREKILKVHTRNVPIAEDVDLEVIAKSTPGFTGADLQNLVNEAALIAARKGKDKVHMEDFEEAKDKILMGRERKTAVISEEEKRITAYHEAGHTMVAKLLPGTDPVHKVSIIPRGQALGITQQLPLDERHTYPKDYLLKRLMVLLGGRAAEELVFNEFTTGAGNDIERATEIARRMVCEWGMSEKLGPVAFGQRHEPVFLGKELTQIKNYSEATALAIDNEIRDIVLTCYNKAKKLLEDNIELLHRLANALLEKETLDGKAIDEILGLSSERPAEGAVS